A window of uncultured Draconibacterium sp. contains these coding sequences:
- the ablB gene encoding putative beta-lysine N-acetyltransferase encodes MQDRIEKIGFGTIVQHGELNKRVYLMKLDKRDGSEIIEQINSLARANNYSKIFCKIPQQYAPQFLANGFFVEAQIPGFYKGDQAAFFMSKFLNSDRLLDIETDSLIELSALLKKTKVLKFGDIRKDSSVELSRLTKEDLDLIAAIYRKVFASYPFPIHDPDYILETMENNVQYFGIKAKGKLIALASAEVDKESQNAEMTDFATLPAYQGKNLSVLLLNAMENEMKAQGIKTLYTIARLKSVGMNKTFIRRNYIYSGTLIKNTQISGGIESMNVYYKNI; translated from the coding sequence ATGCAGGATAGAATTGAGAAAATAGGTTTTGGAACGATAGTTCAGCATGGAGAGTTGAACAAGCGGGTGTACCTTATGAAACTCGACAAAAGAGATGGTTCTGAAATTATTGAACAGATAAATTCATTGGCGCGTGCAAACAATTACTCCAAAATATTTTGCAAGATTCCACAGCAGTATGCGCCTCAGTTTTTAGCAAATGGCTTTTTTGTTGAAGCTCAAATTCCGGGTTTTTATAAAGGAGACCAAGCCGCTTTTTTTATGTCGAAATTTTTAAATTCAGACAGGTTACTCGATATTGAAACGGATAGTTTGATTGAGCTTAGTGCCTTGTTGAAAAAAACGAAGGTGCTAAAATTCGGTGATATCAGAAAGGATAGTTCTGTTGAACTTTCAAGGCTGACAAAGGAGGATCTGGATTTGATTGCAGCCATTTATCGTAAAGTTTTTGCAAGTTATCCTTTCCCTATTCACGATCCGGATTACATATTGGAAACTATGGAGAACAATGTTCAGTATTTCGGAATAAAGGCAAAAGGAAAGTTAATTGCTTTGGCATCGGCCGAAGTCGATAAAGAAAGCCAGAATGCTGAGATGACTGATTTTGCAACACTTCCTGCATATCAGGGGAAAAATTTGTCGGTATTGCTTTTAAATGCAATGGAAAATGAAATGAAAGCCCAGGGAATTAAAACCTTGTATACCATTGCCCGGCTAAAGTCGGTTGGAATGAACAAGACTTTCATTCGCAGAAATTACATTTATTCCGGCACATTGATTAAGAATACGCAAATTTCAGGAGGTATAGAAAGTATGAACGTTTATTATAAAAATATTTAG